In a genomic window of Calditrichota bacterium:
- a CDS encoding T9SS type A sorting domain-containing protein, protein MEFNENARRFPIRFALFLLVFCAIQPIQSIAQYDSLFYDDHYRTFLTHLPPDYNQNDSTYSLILALHGGLGDAFNMENQSRLSQKTDTAKIKFIVVYPEGVKNLIGKRTWNAGGCCGYARDHNIDDVGFISLLIDTLIGRYRINTNKIYATGMSNGGMLCYRLAAEISNKIAAIAPVASTMVLREAISPQRAVPIIHFHSFLDENIPYYGGVGSGVSRHYNPPVDSVLSVWANLNNCNVQSDTLYHEVGEYLLREWRDCKDETRILCYVTYDGGHSWPGGKRGFIFGDPPSKKINATDLMWEFFQKYEIPSSTNVLEQKKKTIITDFALRIYPNPFNDFATVKLMIPRSGDVRLNIFNMRGKIVKILEMKGQKSGEYSFLFNATGLASGIYFVQVQTNSISFTKKMILLE, encoded by the coding sequence ATGGAATTTAATGAAAACGCCCGCCGATTTCCAATTAGATTTGCCCTATTTCTGCTTGTATTTTGTGCAATTCAGCCGATTCAGAGCATCGCGCAATATGATTCATTATTTTACGATGATCACTATCGCACATTTCTAACCCATTTACCGCCAGATTATAATCAAAATGATTCGACCTATTCGCTGATTTTAGCCCTTCACGGTGGCCTGGGCGATGCTTTCAATATGGAAAATCAATCAAGATTAAGCCAGAAGACAGATACCGCAAAGATTAAATTTATCGTTGTGTATCCGGAAGGAGTCAAAAATTTAATTGGCAAACGCACCTGGAACGCAGGCGGTTGCTGCGGATATGCAAGAGATCACAATATCGACGATGTAGGATTTATTTCCCTTTTAATTGACACGCTGATTGGAAGATACAGAATTAACACAAATAAAATTTATGCTACAGGAATGTCTAATGGCGGTATGTTGTGTTACAGACTAGCCGCCGAGATTAGCAATAAAATCGCTGCCATTGCTCCGGTTGCCAGTACGATGGTTTTGCGCGAAGCGATATCGCCTCAACGCGCGGTACCCATCATTCATTTTCACTCATTTTTAGACGAGAACATTCCTTATTATGGCGGTGTAGGCAGCGGCGTCTCCCGACACTACAATCCGCCAGTTGATTCTGTTTTATCAGTGTGGGCAAATTTGAATAATTGCAATGTGCAGAGCGATACCTTGTATCATGAAGTCGGGGAATATCTGTTGCGAGAATGGCGGGATTGCAAAGATGAAACAAGAATTTTGTGTTATGTCACTTACGACGGCGGTCATTCCTGGCCCGGCGGCAAAAGAGGATTCATATTTGGCGATCCGCCGTCAAAAAAAATTAATGCTACGGATTTGATGTGGGAATTTTTTCAGAAATATGAAATTCCCTCCTCAACGAATGTGTTAGAGCAAAAAAAGAAGACTATCATAACTGATTTTGCGCTCCGAATTTATCCCAATCCTTTCAATGATTTTGCTACTGTCAAACTAATGATTCCAAGATCGGGCGACGTCAGATTAAATATTTTCAACATGAGGGGGAAAATCGTCAAAATATTGGAGATGAAAGGGCAGAAGTCGGGAGAATATTCATTTTTGTTTAATGCAACCGGACTGGCAAGCGGAATCTATTTTGTGCAAGTGCAGACAAATTCAATAAGTTTTACAAAGAAAATGATTTTGCTGGAATGA